Proteins encoded in a region of the Mucilaginibacter sabulilitoris genome:
- a CDS encoding GNAT family N-acetyltransferase, with translation MIKFITVEDLLPIRNQVLREGRLTLEECRFPTDKIESAFHLGFYQDNELACVASFHPQNYDGFEGKAYQLRGMATTEQYRGRGFGNQLVNFALVYLRGQKANYVWCNARKKAVAFYHHAGFEIISPEFEVPGIGPHYVMYVKIR, from the coding sequence ATGATTAAATTTATAACTGTTGAAGACCTGTTACCCATACGCAACCAGGTATTACGGGAAGGCAGACTTACCTTAGAGGAATGCCGGTTCCCAACCGACAAAATTGAGAGCGCTTTCCATTTGGGATTTTATCAGGATAATGAATTAGCCTGTGTAGCTTCATTTCATCCGCAAAATTACGATGGCTTTGAGGGCAAGGCCTACCAGTTAAGGGGCATGGCCACAACAGAACAATACCGCGGTAGGGGTTTTGGTAACCAGCTGGTAAATTTTGCCCTGGTTTACCTGCGCGGGCAAAAAGCCAATTACGTGTGGTGTAATGCACGTAAAAAAGCAGTAGCATTTTATCACCATGCTGGTTTTGAGATAATTTCACCAGAGTTTGAAGTGCCTGGTATAGGACCTCATTACGTGATGTATGTTAAAATAAGATGA
- a CDS encoding phosphoglycerate kinase has protein sequence MKTVDQISFAGKKALIRVDFNVPLDENYNITDDNRMTAALPTIKKILKDGGKVILMSHLGRPKGGPEEKYSLKHLIPHLSDLLGQQVEFADDCIGQEAIDKSKELEKGEVLLLENLRFYKEEEKGDVAFAEKLSKLGDVYVNDAFGTAHRAHASTAVIAQFFPEAKVFGYLMAAELNNAEKILNGAAKPFTAIMGGSKVSDKIELIEKLLDKVDNLIIGGGMAYTFAKADGGNIGTSLVEADKLDLAISLKQKAKDKGVKLYLPVDNVIADAFANDAKTGVAKTGEIPDNWMGLDIGPETVKLFSKVVEESKTILWNGPMGVFEMETFLVGTKAVAEAVVAATEKGAFSLIGGGDSAAAVAKFNLTADVSYVSTGGGALLEYMEGKELPGVKAIND, from the coding sequence ATGAAAACAGTAGATCAAATTAGTTTTGCAGGCAAAAAAGCCCTTATCCGGGTTGATTTTAATGTGCCTTTGGATGAGAATTACAATATTACTGACGATAACCGGATGACCGCCGCGTTACCAACTATAAAAAAGATTTTAAAAGATGGCGGTAAAGTTATCCTGATGTCGCACCTGGGCAGGCCGAAAGGTGGTCCGGAAGAAAAATATTCTTTAAAACATTTGATACCTCACTTATCCGACCTGTTGGGTCAGCAGGTTGAATTTGCGGATGACTGCATCGGTCAGGAAGCAATTGATAAATCAAAGGAGCTTGAAAAAGGCGAGGTGCTTTTATTAGAAAACCTGCGTTTTTATAAAGAAGAAGAAAAAGGTGATGTAGCATTTGCCGAAAAGCTTTCAAAGCTGGGCGATGTATACGTGAACGATGCCTTTGGTACCGCACACCGCGCACATGCTTCAACAGCTGTTATTGCCCAATTTTTTCCTGAAGCAAAGGTTTTCGGTTACCTGATGGCTGCTGAATTAAACAATGCTGAAAAAATCCTGAACGGCGCTGCAAAACCTTTTACCGCTATTATGGGTGGCTCAAAGGTTTCTGATAAGATTGAATTGATAGAAAAACTGCTGGATAAGGTTGATAACCTGATTATTGGCGGCGGTATGGCATATACATTTGCCAAGGCAGACGGTGGTAACATTGGCACTTCATTGGTTGAAGCTGATAAGCTTGACCTGGCCATCAGCCTGAAACAAAAAGCTAAAGACAAAGGTGTAAAATTATACCTGCCGGTTGATAACGTTATTGCTGATGCATTTGCTAATGATGCCAAAACCGGTGTTGCCAAAACCGGCGAAATCCCTGACAACTGGATGGGATTAGATATCGGCCCAGAAACAGTAAAATTGTTCAGCAAGGTGGTTGAAGAATCAAAAACCATTTTGTGGAACGGCCCAATGGGCGTTTTTGAAATGGAAACATTTTTAGTAGGTACCAAAGCCGTTGCTGAAGCTGTAGTTGCTGCAACTGAAAAAGGCGCGTTCTCATTGATTGGAGGTGGTGATTCTGCAGCTGCAGTTGCCAAATTTAACCTTACTGCCGATGTAAGCTATGTATCAACAGGCGGCGGCGCTTTACTGGAATATATGGAAGGTAAAGAATTGCCAGGCGTAAAAGCGATTAACGACTAA
- a CDS encoding endo-beta-N-acetylglucosaminidase H, with the protein MRLQFNKIPLAILGIGLMFTAACKKDLAPAPQADNNTKSKLGTNAIGVSGPKGVCYVEVNNNDIRNVGNYTLSTGQQLFDVAIIFAANINYNTTTQKAELFFNPQVTNVLSNASTYIQPLQAKGIKVMLSILGNHQGAGISNFPSQAAAQDFAQLLSNAVTTYGLDGIDFDDEYADYGNNGTGQPNSSSFVYLVTALRQLMPTKLISFYFYGPASSRLSFNGVTVGSKVDYSWNAIYGSYSVPNVPGLAKSNLGPAAIDIQSTSSTTAASLATQTVNNAYGIYLYYNLPNTDVHTYLTSVSNKLYGTSTVYTGGTTPPATGVTFYQDANYGGTVTASIPKGNYTLAQLQAYGFIDNWASSVKIPTGWTVTMYKNDSFGGSSWVRTSNTANFTTLFPSANDVVTSVKIQ; encoded by the coding sequence ATGAGATTACAATTTAACAAAATACCCCTTGCTATATTGGGCATTGGCCTGATGTTTACTGCAGCCTGTAAAAAAGACCTGGCCCCGGCGCCTCAGGCAGATAATAATACCAAATCAAAATTAGGCACCAATGCCATTGGTGTAAGCGGCCCGAAAGGGGTTTGCTATGTGGAGGTAAATAATAACGATATACGCAACGTAGGCAATTACACCCTGTCAACAGGGCAGCAACTATTTGATGTTGCTATAATTTTTGCAGCTAACATAAACTACAATACTACCACCCAAAAGGCTGAGCTGTTTTTTAATCCACAAGTAACTAATGTACTAAGCAATGCATCAACCTATATTCAGCCGTTACAGGCAAAAGGCATTAAGGTGATGCTGTCTATCTTAGGAAATCATCAGGGTGCCGGTATTAGCAATTTCCCAAGCCAGGCAGCCGCGCAGGATTTCGCGCAGCTGTTAAGCAATGCCGTTACCACTTACGGACTTGATGGTATCGACTTTGATGACGAATATGCCGATTATGGCAATAACGGAACGGGACAGCCAAACTCGAGCTCATTTGTATACCTGGTGACCGCGCTGCGCCAGCTGATGCCAACCAAGCTCATATCTTTTTACTTTTACGGTCCGGCATCATCAAGATTAAGCTTTAACGGTGTTACCGTGGGCTCAAAAGTTGATTACAGTTGGAATGCCATTTACGGCTCTTACTCGGTACCGAATGTTCCGGGCTTGGCAAAAAGCAACCTTGGCCCTGCAGCAATTGATATTCAGAGCACCAGCTCCACAACCGCAGCGTCACTGGCTACACAAACTGTAAATAACGCCTATGGTATTTACCTGTACTACAACTTGCCAAATACCGATGTGCACACTTATTTAACAAGTGTTTCTAATAAGCTTTACGGAACTTCAACAGTTTATACCGGCGGCACCACACCACCGGCCACCGGGGTTACCTTTTACCAGGATGCCAATTATGGAGGAACAGTAACCGCTTCTATTCCGAAGGGTAATTACACCCTGGCACAATTACAGGCTTATGGCTTTATAGACAACTGGGCATCATCAGTAAAAATACCTACGGGGTGGACAGTAACCATGTACAAAAACGACAGCTTTGGCGGTTCATCATGGGTACGTACCTCCAATACAGCCAACTTTACAACCTTGTTCCCAAGCGCGAACGATGTGGTAACATCGGTTAAAATACAATAA
- a CDS encoding CocE/NonD family hydrolase — MKRTLLAGILLIVVVVSAYAQPKATDADYIKANYQKYEYQIPMRDGKKLFTSVYVPKDKSKKYPIMMDRTPYSVAPYGGDAYKGSLGPSSLFTHDGFIFVYQDVRGRWMSEGIYEEMTPEKEVHKTKNDVDEGTDTYDTINWLLKNLPNNNGKVGVWGISYPGFYTTTALLSRHPALVAASPQAPIADLYRDDAFHNGAFMLVANFGFYPFFTNRQDDKPTQRHAPEFDPGTEDGYDFFMKMGSVKNSNDKYYKDTIRLWNEMLDHPNYDQHWKDRNVLYHLHDIKTAVLVTGGWYDAEDLYGAINTYKTLVKENPKTPVYFAMGPWVHGGWSRGDGDHLGDVDFDGPTGPFYREKIEFAFFSHYLKGTELDLAPISTFETGINSWKTYNTWPPKEAAEKNLYLLRGGKLSFDEPATATDSFDEFVSDPNKPVPFINSIDMDMKREYMTGDQRFAAQRPDVLTYATDVLDKDVTIAGNIWANLKVSTSGTDADWVVKVIDVYPDSAKNNKWTGKDVYLSGYQQMVRSEAMRGKFRNGFDKPEAFVPGKVTPVNFELQDVLHTFKKGHRLMVQVQSTWFPLIDRNTQQFQDIMKAKDTDFKKATHRVYTSKDNASFLKVRVME, encoded by the coding sequence ATGAAAAGAACTTTACTCGCCGGTATATTACTGATCGTGGTAGTGGTAAGTGCCTATGCCCAACCTAAAGCAACGGACGCTGATTACATAAAAGCTAATTATCAGAAATACGAATACCAGATACCGATGCGCGACGGTAAAAAACTGTTTACCTCGGTGTATGTGCCCAAAGACAAATCAAAGAAATACCCCATAATGATGGATAGAACACCTTACAGCGTTGCACCTTATGGGGGCGATGCTTATAAGGGCAGCCTGGGGCCATCATCGTTATTTACGCATGACGGATTTATTTTTGTTTACCAGGATGTTCGCGGCCGGTGGATGAGTGAGGGTATTTACGAAGAAATGACCCCTGAAAAAGAAGTTCACAAGACTAAAAACGATGTAGATGAAGGTACGGATACATATGATACCATTAACTGGCTGCTGAAAAACCTGCCAAATAACAATGGTAAAGTGGGCGTGTGGGGGATATCTTATCCGGGTTTTTATACCACCACGGCGTTACTTAGCCGCCACCCGGCATTGGTAGCGGCTTCGCCGCAGGCGCCCATTGCCGATTTGTACCGTGATGATGCTTTTCATAACGGCGCGTTTATGCTGGTGGCCAATTTTGGTTTTTATCCCTTCTTTACCAATAGGCAGGACGATAAGCCTACGCAACGGCATGCGCCTGAGTTTGACCCTGGTACCGAAGATGGTTATGATTTTTTCATGAAAATGGGTTCGGTTAAAAACTCCAACGACAAGTATTATAAAGATACTATACGTCTGTGGAACGAAATGCTTGATCACCCGAATTATGATCAGCATTGGAAAGACAGGAATGTGCTTTATCACCTGCATGATATTAAAACCGCTGTGTTGGTTACCGGTGGCTGGTATGATGCCGAGGATTTATACGGTGCCATAAATACCTATAAAACGTTGGTTAAGGAAAATCCAAAAACGCCGGTTTATTTTGCTATGGGTCCCTGGGTGCATGGTGGCTGGTCGCGCGGGGATGGAGATCATTTAGGCGACGTTGATTTTGACGGCCCGACAGGCCCTTTCTATCGTGAAAAAATTGAGTTTGCCTTTTTTAGCCATTACCTGAAAGGCACCGAACTTGATCTGGCTCCCATATCAACCTTTGAAACAGGTATTAACAGCTGGAAAACCTACAATACCTGGCCGCCGAAAGAGGCAGCCGAAAAGAACTTATATCTGCTGCGGGGCGGTAAGCTATCATTTGATGAACCTGCCACCGCGACAGATAGTTTTGACGAATTTGTATCAGACCCTAATAAACCGGTACCATTCATCAACAGCATTGACATGGATATGAAGCGTGAATATATGACCGGCGACCAGCGTTTTGCCGCTCAAAGGCCCGACGTGCTAACCTATGCCACCGATGTGCTGGATAAAGACGTTACTATTGCCGGTAATATCTGGGCTAATTTGAAAGTATCAACCAGCGGTACCGATGCTGATTGGGTGGTAAAGGTTATTGATGTATATCCCGATTCGGCAAAAAACAATAAGTGGACAGGCAAGGATGTGTACCTGTCGGGTTACCAGCAGATGGTACGCAGCGAGGCAATGCGGGGCAAGTTTCGGAATGGTTTTGATAAGCCCGAGGCTTTTGTGCCGGGAAAGGTAACCCCGGTAAACTTTGAATTGCAGGATGTGCTGCATACCTTTAAAAAAGGCCATCGTTTAATGGTGCAGGTGCAAAGCACCTGGTTCCCGCTTATTGACCGTAACACACAGCAGTTTCAGGATATTATGAAGGCAAAGGATACCGATTTTAAAAAGGCTACCCATCGGGTTTACACTTCAAAGGATAACGCAAGTTTTTTAAAGGTGAGGGTGATGGAATGA
- a CDS encoding ubiquitin family protein has protein sequence MIKKVPLLLLIIACISACSSNKQKNGCGTQTCTTEYAYIGIAFKDKQNKPAQVKDIKMINLRTNKPLAPVKYPPNVDIFTGYIYIAADENIKDFSTDGDDVSITATSSETNQTKTAVLKIAGGCSCHISKKSGPDTVTFD, from the coding sequence ATGATAAAGAAAGTACCTCTCCTGCTTTTAATAATTGCCTGTATTTCGGCATGCAGTAGTAACAAACAAAAAAACGGGTGCGGGACACAAACCTGCACGACCGAATATGCTTATATCGGAATTGCTTTTAAGGATAAGCAGAATAAACCCGCGCAGGTTAAAGATATTAAAATGATTAATTTACGTACAAATAAACCTTTAGCCCCCGTAAAATACCCTCCAAATGTTGATATTTTCACAGGATACATATACATAGCCGCAGATGAAAACATCAAGGATTTTTCTACTGACGGAGATGATGTAAGCATAACTGCCACCAGTTCAGAAACAAATCAAACCAAAACCGCTGTTTTAAAAATTGCCGGCGGATGCAGTTGTCATATATCAAAAAAATCAGGCCCTGATACTGTAACCTTTGATTAA
- a CDS encoding polysaccharide deacetylase family protein, whose translation MKKLLLLAMVTLLTITFVNAQPGQTQITRWQYGRNGAVSITWDDGSINQFKVALPLLNRLKLPATFFIITGQIPGSQYQGKFIGRPVKDIIKETATIPTNKDNFFERASAAGYLGLIGPLDYHYKAGSLIDAGKTDAAYKAIDECYAKVRAGEFKPGIQHNDEYRDSHGTTWAQVKTYAAPGMHEFASHMVTHPRLAALDETNLMYEAQKSRLDVLNHLGLKYTFSAEGPFGTENERAVAYLAKVYPALRNRMPEPWLKEISRGNKDTPGNTDKEYVQYQRGATTKTPLSMMKAWVDTTMNRHDTWLVLTHHGVDGIGWEALPHQELDEYFSYIKTHQDKLWVATFGDVTKYMRERQSAKVQSSLSGNKVTVKVSHPLNKVFYTVPLTLKTYVPAGWKKATAVQGGKKQTVTTATDNKGTYTLYQINANGLPLVLTGA comes from the coding sequence ATGAAAAAGCTACTCCTGTTGGCTATGGTTACTTTGCTTACCATAACCTTTGTTAATGCCCAGCCGGGCCAAACCCAGATAACCCGCTGGCAATACGGCCGTAATGGCGCGGTATCCATCACCTGGGACGATGGCTCCATTAACCAGTTTAAGGTGGCATTACCATTATTGAACAGGCTGAAACTGCCTGCTACTTTTTTTATCATCACCGGGCAGATACCAGGCTCACAATATCAGGGTAAGTTTATTGGCCGGCCTGTAAAGGACATTATTAAGGAAACAGCTACCATACCAACCAATAAAGATAATTTTTTTGAGCGCGCTTCGGCCGCAGGTTATCTCGGCCTGATCGGTCCTCTTGATTATCATTACAAAGCCGGATCATTGATAGACGCCGGCAAAACCGACGCTGCCTATAAGGCCATTGACGAATGCTATGCCAAAGTACGCGCCGGCGAGTTCAAACCTGGTATACAGCATAATGATGAATACAGAGACTCACATGGCACCACCTGGGCCCAAGTTAAAACTTATGCCGCCCCGGGAATGCATGAGTTTGCCAGCCACATGGTAACCCATCCCCGTCTGGCCGCTCTTGACGAAACCAACCTGATGTATGAGGCCCAAAAAAGCCGTCTTGATGTTTTAAATCATTTGGGGCTAAAATACACTTTCAGTGCCGAAGGCCCATTTGGTACCGAGAATGAACGGGCGGTGGCGTACCTGGCCAAAGTTTATCCGGCCCTGCGTAACCGCATGCCCGAACCATGGTTAAAAGAAATCAGCCGCGGCAACAAGGATACTCCAGGCAATACCGACAAAGAGTATGTGCAATATCAACGAGGGGCAACTACAAAAACACCCCTATCCATGATGAAAGCCTGGGTTGATACCACTATGAACAGGCATGATACCTGGCTGGTGCTTACCCATCATGGTGTTGATGGTATTGGCTGGGAGGCCTTACCTCATCAGGAGCTTGACGAATACTTTAGCTATATTAAAACCCACCAGGACAAACTTTGGGTAGCCACCTTTGGCGATGTAACCAAATACATGCGCGAAAGACAAAGCGCTAAAGTGCAAAGCAGTTTAAGCGGCAATAAAGTAACTGTAAAAGTTAGCCATCCGCTTAATAAAGTTTTTTATACTGTTCCGCTTACGCTTAAAACCTATGTACCTGCCGGCTGGAAAAAAGCGACTGCCGTACAGGGCGGTAAAAAACAAACGGTTACTACCGCAACCGACAACAAGGGAACCTATACTTTGTACCAGATTAATGCCAATGGCTTGCCGCTTGTTTTAACAGGAGCTTAA
- a CDS encoding ATP-binding response regulator yields MQNVTDKYHKLIKDDDKHLNPLFDMKQVPKRSYQLGLAALFTGIGISIYDSYIGLYVSSFLVACFCFAILMFILLKYNDVIKNLTISIIFLICSLLIISAAIEGLQSEQFLYFFPMLTAVPIIVDLKQTKYRESFIYISIIIISAGICTLIGVYVTPLQDFSPDQIGKLALVNRVVAIFSTIVFAVAYIFFEKKYINELMEQSQRVIDTRTQFLATMGHELRTPLNGIIGVINLLKQDHTPSQHEEYIQVLKYCSDHMLHQVNNILDFNKIEANKLEIHPVELNLRQLLLNAGMPFTALSREKGLNLKIEIDNGLDKLVLADDLRLIQIFNNLLSNAIKFTDSGYIELRAVRKSQNEQFTEVIFSVKDTGIGISEEDQVKIFDSFWQVYDPATRNLNGTGLGLTICVRLLELMNSKLNLVSERGIGSTFSFDIKFNNAGKLEQPLAVQAKTDDSLTGIRVLLVEDNQINMMVAKKCLSDFKANITCVYNGQEALDELKKDQAYHIILMDLEMPVMNGYTAIFEVKKLYPAMPVIAFTASLVDEKMLADLIESGFADCLSKPFQPVELLSSIQKQLLNYPFLADNAG; encoded by the coding sequence ATGCAAAACGTTACCGATAAATACCATAAACTGATAAAGGATGATGACAAGCACCTGAATCCGCTGTTTGATATGAAGCAGGTTCCTAAAAGGTCATATCAACTTGGCCTAGCAGCTTTATTTACCGGTATTGGCATTTCTATTTATGATTCTTATATCGGCCTGTATGTTTCATCCTTTCTGGTGGCCTGTTTTTGTTTCGCCATTTTGATGTTCATTTTATTAAAATATAACGATGTAATTAAAAACCTTACCATTTCAATCATATTCCTGATATGCAGTTTATTAATTATTTCGGCGGCTATTGAAGGTTTGCAATCCGAGCAGTTCCTGTATTTTTTCCCTATGCTTACTGCTGTGCCTATTATAGTTGATCTGAAACAAACCAAATACCGCGAATCATTTATATACATTTCCATTATTATAATATCGGCAGGTATTTGCACCCTTATTGGCGTATACGTAACACCATTGCAGGATTTTAGCCCCGATCAGATAGGTAAACTGGCCCTTGTTAACCGGGTGGTCGCCATTTTTTCGACTATTGTATTTGCCGTAGCCTACATTTTTTTTGAGAAGAAATACATCAATGAACTTATGGAACAAAGTCAACGGGTAATTGATACAAGAACCCAGTTTTTGGCTACCATGGGGCATGAACTGCGTACACCTTTAAATGGAATAATTGGCGTAATAAACCTGCTTAAACAAGACCATACCCCTTCACAGCATGAAGAGTATATACAGGTACTAAAATATTGCTCAGACCACATGCTGCACCAGGTGAACAATATTCTTGATTTTAATAAGATAGAAGCCAACAAGCTCGAGATTCATCCTGTTGAGCTTAACCTGCGGCAACTTTTACTAAATGCAGGCATGCCCTTTACCGCACTTTCCCGGGAAAAAGGACTGAACTTAAAAATAGAGATAGACAATGGCCTGGACAAACTGGTACTTGCCGATGATTTGCGCCTTATACAAATATTTAATAACCTGCTTTCAAATGCTATAAAATTTACCGATAGCGGTTATATTGAACTAAGGGCCGTGCGTAAAAGCCAAAATGAACAATTTACAGAGGTAATTTTTAGCGTTAAGGATACCGGTATTGGCATTAGTGAAGAGGATCAGGTTAAAATATTTGATAGCTTTTGGCAGGTTTATGACCCTGCCACCAGAAACCTGAATGGAACAGGATTAGGACTTACTATATGTGTAAGGCTGTTAGAATTAATGAACAGTAAACTTAACCTTGTTAGTGAAAGGGGAATTGGCAGTACCTTTAGTTTCGATATTAAATTTAACAATGCCGGCAAGCTGGAACAACCTTTAGCAGTGCAGGCCAAAACAGATGATTCTTTAACAGGAATAAGAGTTTTACTGGTAGAAGATAATCAGATCAATATGATGGTGGCAAAGAAATGCTTGTCGGATTTTAAAGCCAATATTACCTGTGTATATAACGGACAAGAAGCGCTTGATGAGCTAAAAAAGGATCAGGCATACCACATTATTTTAATGGATCTGGAAATGCCGGTAATGAACGGTTACACTGCCATATTTGAAGTAAAAAAATTGTACCCCGCAATGCCTGTTATAGCCTTTACCGCTTCGCTGGTAGATGAGAAAATGCTGGCAGACCTGATTGAAAGCGGTTTTGCCGATTGCCTGTCAAAACCTTTCCAGCCGGTGGAATTATTGTCAAGTATTCAAAAACAACTTCTAAACTACCCTTTCCTTGCAGATAATGCCGGATAA